The following proteins come from a genomic window of Pseudomonas putida:
- a CDS encoding chromate resistance protein ChrB domain-containing protein, with product MISWSLLILGLPTANATERMRAWRTLKASGAAVLRDGVYLLPEQSAGRETFEAVERDVLAINGTAFLLSLPEREERFSGLFDRSDEYAKLMEEIAGCRADLSPDNALLTARQVRKLRKAFGQLAAIDFFPGVLKTQADAALQELETAISRALSSDEPSAHDEAINQLERSEYQGRRWATRKRPWVDRLACAWLIRRFVDADAQFIWLDSPSDCPSDALGFDFDGARFSHVGQRVSFETLIESFAFQQPGLARLAGVIHYLDVGGVQPSEAPGIERVLAGLRESIGDDDQLTMVAGGIFDGLLTAFASEEAQNG from the coding sequence ATGATTAGCTGGTCGCTATTGATTTTGGGACTGCCGACAGCAAACGCCACCGAACGAATGCGCGCCTGGAGAACGCTGAAGGCCTCTGGCGCCGCCGTGCTACGCGATGGTGTGTACTTGCTGCCGGAACAAAGCGCGGGCCGCGAAACGTTCGAAGCCGTGGAGCGAGATGTGCTAGCCATCAACGGCACGGCATTTCTGCTGTCGTTGCCAGAACGCGAGGAGCGCTTCAGCGGGCTATTCGACAGAAGCGATGAATACGCCAAGCTGATGGAAGAAATTGCAGGCTGCCGAGCTGACCTATCCCCGGATAATGCGTTGCTGACAGCCCGACAGGTGCGCAAGCTCAGGAAGGCCTTCGGCCAGTTGGCAGCGATCGATTTCTTCCCAGGTGTACTCAAGACCCAAGCCGACGCGGCCCTGCAGGAGCTTGAGACCGCGATTAGCCGCGCTCTGTCTTCTGATGAGCCGAGTGCGCACGATGAGGCGATCAACCAGCTGGAGCGCAGCGAATACCAAGGTCGCCGATGGGCAACGCGAAAACGTCCTTGGGTAGACCGGTTGGCCTGTGCCTGGCTGATCCGTCGCTTCGTTGATGCCGATGCCCAATTCATTTGGTTGGACAGTCCCAGCGACTGCCCAAGCGATGCGCTCGGCTTTGATTTTGATGGGGCCCGATTCAGCCACGTTGGCCAGCGGGTTTCCTTCGAAACCCTCATCGAGAGCTTCGCCTTTCAGCAGCCAGGCCTGGCACGCCTGGCGGGTGTCATCCACTACCTGGATGTGGGAGGCGTACAACCTTCCGAAGCACCCGGTATCGAGCGTGTCCTCGCCGGATTGAGAGAGAGCATTGGCGATGACGATCAACTGACAATGGTCGCAGGAGGCATCTTCGATGGCCTGCTGACGGCTTTCGCAAGCGAGGAAGCCCAAAATGGTTGA
- a CDS encoding MFS transporter, translated as MLSVLKNRTYRHLFIAQVIALIGTGLATVALGLLAYNLAGAQAGAVLGTALAIKMVAYIGVAPIAGAFAEHLPRKAMLVSLDLVRAAVALLLPFVTEIWQIYVLIFVLQSASAAFTPTFQATIPDILPDEREYTRALSLSRLAYDLESVISPMLAAALLTVVSFHSLFGGTVVGFLVSAAMVVSAVLPVAVRGPKRSIYERTTKGLRIFLRTPRLRGLLALNLAIAAASAMVIVNTVVLVQAKLGLDQSAMAMALMAFGGGSMVVAMLLPRLLERLDDRKAMLAGGAILVAGLLIGAFVSSYSALVVLWVVLGAGYSLAQTPSGRILRRSSSAQDRPALFAAQFALSHACWLITYPLAGWLGASVSLTAAFVGLGLLAGFAWTLSKWIWHPDHEHEVVSHQHDDLSEDHPHVADGKSHAHSFVIDELHRKWPRR; from the coding sequence ATGCTATCTGTCCTGAAAAACCGCACTTACAGGCACCTGTTCATTGCTCAGGTGATTGCCTTGATCGGCACCGGCCTGGCGACCGTAGCGCTTGGGCTTCTGGCCTATAATCTAGCCGGCGCGCAGGCCGGCGCCGTCTTGGGCACTGCGCTCGCGATCAAGATGGTGGCCTACATTGGCGTGGCGCCGATTGCCGGTGCGTTTGCCGAACACCTACCCAGAAAAGCCATGCTGGTCTCCCTCGACCTGGTCAGGGCAGCCGTGGCGCTGTTACTCCCGTTTGTCACCGAGATCTGGCAGATCTACGTGCTGATTTTCGTGCTGCAGTCTGCATCTGCCGCGTTTACGCCAACGTTCCAGGCCACCATTCCTGACATCCTCCCTGACGAGCGTGAGTACACCCGGGCGCTATCACTTTCGCGCCTGGCTTATGACCTGGAGAGTGTTATTAGCCCGATGCTCGCGGCAGCCCTGTTGACCGTGGTCAGCTTCCACAGCCTGTTCGGTGGCACCGTCGTGGGTTTCCTCGTGTCAGCTGCGATGGTGGTTTCAGCGGTATTGCCGGTAGCCGTTCGCGGGCCCAAGCGGAGCATCTACGAGCGGACGACCAAAGGCCTACGGATCTTCCTGCGTACCCCGCGCCTGCGCGGCCTCCTGGCCTTGAACCTCGCAATTGCTGCAGCCAGCGCGATGGTTATCGTGAATACGGTCGTGTTGGTTCAGGCGAAGCTTGGGCTGGATCAGAGCGCGATGGCCATGGCGTTGATGGCTTTCGGTGGCGGTTCGATGGTGGTGGCCATGCTGCTTCCGCGACTTCTTGAGCGTCTGGACGATCGTAAGGCCATGCTTGCCGGCGGAGCGATCCTGGTGGCTGGTTTGCTGATCGGGGCTTTCGTCTCCAGTTATTCGGCCTTGGTTGTTCTGTGGGTGGTGCTGGGCGCTGGATATTCCCTGGCACAAACGCCGTCGGGGCGGATCTTGCGTCGATCTTCTTCGGCTCAGGATCGACCAGCGCTGTTCGCGGCGCAGTTCGCCTTGTCTCATGCTTGTTGGCTGATTACCTACCCGCTGGCCGGGTGGCTGGGAGCCAGCGTCAGCCTCACTGCTGCGTTCGTTGGCCTAGGTCTACTCGCTGGGTTTGCGTGGACACTGAGCAAATGGATCTGGCATCCCGACCATGAGCACGAGGTTGTGTCGCATCAGCACGACGATCTTTCGGAAGATCATCCTCATGTCGCTGATGGAAAATCTCATGCGCACTCGTTTGTCATTGATGAGCTCCACCGGAAATGGCCACGGCGATAG
- a CDS encoding DUF1289 domain-containing protein, with translation MASQIENPCISLCQLKGDLCVSCGRSKDEIRKWKRMKRPEKMAAVQKASARLKALKK, from the coding sequence ATGGCTTCGCAGATCGAGAACCCTTGTATTTCACTCTGTCAGTTGAAGGGCGATCTCTGTGTAAGCTGCGGACGGTCGAAAGATGAAATCCGCAAGTGGAAGCGCATGAAACGTCCGGAGAAGATGGCCGCCGTACAGAAAGCCAGTGCGCGGCTGAAGGCGCTCAAGAAATAG
- the dmeF gene encoding CDF family Co(II)/Ni(II) efflux transporter DmeF: MTSDIQAMSTTATTHDHVFLGASHEENAKRTLWVVLLTVVMMVGEIAAGYITGSMALLADGFHMATHAGALGIAAAAYAYAKRHATNSGFSFGTGKVGDLGGFASALILGLVALAVGAESIVRLFQPNEVQFSIAIGIAIVGLLVNIVSALLLGHGHNHDHGHDHHHHHDHGHGHGDNNLQSAYVHVLADALTSVLAIVALLAGKYLGWVWLDPVMGIVGAVVIGRWSWNLMKVTAGVLLDKTDDHVAQEIREFIEQPGDVRICDLHVWRVGPDAHAAIVSVVGKAATSVESIRERLLPVHEIRHLTVEIHQA; this comes from the coding sequence ATGACTTCGGACATCCAAGCTATGAGCACGACGGCAACCACCCATGACCATGTTTTTCTCGGTGCCTCCCATGAAGAGAATGCGAAGCGCACGCTCTGGGTCGTGTTGCTGACCGTTGTAATGATGGTGGGTGAGATTGCCGCAGGCTACATCACCGGATCGATGGCCCTACTCGCCGACGGCTTCCACATGGCCACACACGCTGGTGCGCTCGGCATCGCGGCCGCTGCATACGCGTATGCCAAGCGACACGCCACCAACTCTGGGTTCAGTTTTGGTACGGGCAAGGTCGGCGATCTGGGTGGGTTTGCTTCGGCGCTGATCCTGGGACTCGTTGCCCTGGCAGTGGGTGCTGAGTCGATCGTCCGTTTGTTCCAACCGAATGAAGTGCAATTCAGCATCGCGATTGGTATCGCGATAGTTGGCTTGCTGGTGAACATCGTGAGTGCGTTGCTGCTGGGCCACGGGCACAACCATGATCACGGGCATGACCACCACCATCACCACGATCATGGCCACGGGCACGGCGACAACAATCTGCAATCGGCCTATGTGCATGTCCTGGCCGATGCACTGACCTCGGTCCTTGCGATCGTCGCACTGCTGGCGGGCAAATACCTTGGATGGGTCTGGCTCGACCCTGTGATGGGCATCGTCGGCGCCGTTGTTATCGGGCGCTGGTCCTGGAACCTGATGAAAGTGACTGCCGGCGTCCTTCTGGACAAAACTGATGATCACGTAGCGCAGGAAATCCGCGAGTTCATTGAGCAACCGGGTGACGTCCGCATCTGCGATCTTCACGTTTGGCGCGTAGGCCCCGACGCCCACGCCGCTATCGTCAGCGTTGTTGGCAAAGCCGCAACCAGTGTTGAAAGTATTCGTGAGCGGCTGTTGCCGGTTCATGAAATTCGGCACCTGACCGTCGAAATTCACCAAGCCTAA
- a CDS encoding metal/formaldehyde-sensitive transcriptional repressor, which yields MGHLASNKEALLKRVKRIAGQVQAIEKALQEEEDCAKTLLLVASARGAMNGLLDEIIKDHARAHVAHPSLTDEERSKGVEELLEAIQRYSK from the coding sequence ATGGGCCATCTCGCATCGAACAAAGAGGCGCTGCTCAAGCGCGTCAAACGCATTGCTGGGCAGGTGCAGGCAATTGAAAAAGCCCTTCAGGAAGAAGAGGACTGCGCCAAGACCCTGCTACTGGTGGCATCGGCCCGTGGAGCGATGAATGGGTTGCTGGACGAAATCATCAAGGATCACGCCAGGGCGCACGTAGCTCACCCGTCACTTACTGACGAAGAGCGCAGCAAGGGCGTAGAAGAACTCCTGGAAGCCATTCAGCGGTACTCAAAATGA
- a CDS encoding HupE/UreJ family protein, with protein sequence MRLHSITGGSLLAVRARHPICLLFLFVASLLIGMPEALAHAVAEGDKGFIQESSGVMLIPFIYMGAKHMMTGYDHLLFLFGVIFFLYRLKDVGLYVTLFAVGHSVTLLFGVLTEISISSYIIDAIIGFSVVYKAMDNLGAFKRWFGYQPNTKAATLVFGLLHGFGLATKIQEYEISADGLIPNLIAFNVGVEIGQLLALSAILIVMGFWRRTGGFWRHAYTANVAMMSAGFLLMGYQLTGLIVTA encoded by the coding sequence ATGCGTTTACACTCGATAACGGGTGGGAGCTTGCTCGCTGTGCGTGCACGCCATCCCATCTGCCTCTTGTTCCTGTTCGTCGCGTCATTGCTTATCGGCATGCCGGAGGCATTGGCACACGCCGTAGCGGAAGGCGACAAGGGATTCATCCAGGAAAGCTCGGGGGTCATGCTGATCCCGTTCATCTACATGGGCGCCAAGCACATGATGACGGGCTATGACCACCTGCTGTTCCTGTTCGGCGTCATCTTCTTCCTCTACCGCCTCAAGGACGTGGGCCTCTACGTCACGCTATTCGCCGTTGGACATTCGGTCACGCTGCTGTTCGGCGTGCTTACTGAGATCAGCATCAGCTCCTACATCATCGACGCGATCATCGGTTTCTCGGTGGTCTACAAGGCGATGGACAACCTGGGGGCCTTCAAGCGCTGGTTCGGTTACCAGCCGAACACCAAAGCCGCGACGCTCGTCTTCGGCCTGCTGCATGGCTTTGGCCTGGCAACAAAGATCCAGGAGTACGAAATCTCGGCCGACGGCCTGATCCCCAACCTCATTGCTTTCAATGTCGGGGTTGAGATCGGTCAGTTGCTCGCGCTGAGCGCCATCCTGATCGTGATGGGCTTCTGGAGAAGAACCGGTGGTTTCTGGCGTCACGCCTACACCGCCAACGTTGCCATGATGAGCGCCGGTTTCCTGCTGATGGGTTATCAGCTGACTGGCCTGATTGTTACCGCTTGA
- a CDS encoding metal-sensing transcriptional repressor: MSDDHQHDDEQGHAHTHQSHEAIIKRLKRADGHLRSIIAMIEDGRECVDIAQQLHAVEKAVCQAKRTLIQDHIDHCLEDSVAALSKGDRSALDEFKQITKYL, from the coding sequence ATGTCCGATGATCACCAGCACGATGATGAACAGGGCCATGCCCATACTCACCAGAGCCATGAGGCGATCATCAAGCGCCTGAAGCGTGCAGACGGCCATCTGCGCAGCATCATTGCCATGATCGAGGATGGGCGCGAGTGTGTAGACATTGCCCAGCAACTGCATGCGGTTGAAAAGGCCGTCTGCCAGGCCAAGCGCACGCTCATCCAGGACCATATCGACCACTGTCTTGAGGACTCGGTTGCAGCCTTGAGCAAGGGCGATCGATCGGCCCTGGACGAATTCAAGCAAATTACCAAGTACCTGTAG
- a CDS encoding YqaA family protein produces the protein MFELTSYLGLFLAAFAAATLLPMQSEAALAAMLVSELYLPVALVAVATAGNVLGSVVNWFLGRGVEHFKHKRWFPIRESKLEKAQVFYQRYGYWSLLLSWVPIIGDPITLVAGVMREPLWRFTLLVTLAKGGRYLLLTLLVLGSMP, from the coding sequence GTGTTCGAGCTCACCAGCTACCTCGGCCTGTTTCTGGCAGCTTTTGCGGCCGCCACGCTGCTACCCATGCAGTCAGAAGCCGCGCTGGCCGCGATGCTAGTGTCTGAGCTGTACCTGCCCGTGGCGCTTGTCGCGGTGGCTACCGCCGGCAATGTGCTGGGTTCCGTGGTTAACTGGTTTTTGGGTCGAGGCGTCGAGCACTTCAAGCACAAGCGCTGGTTCCCGATTAGGGAGTCCAAGCTGGAGAAGGCACAAGTCTTCTACCAGCGCTATGGATACTGGTCACTGCTATTGAGCTGGGTACCCATTATCGGCGATCCAATTACGTTGGTAGCCGGGGTCATGCGCGAGCCACTTTGGCGGTTCACACTGTTGGTGACCTTGGCCAAGGGTGGGCGGTACTTGCTACTGACTCTTTTGGTACTCGGGAGCATGCCGTGA
- a CDS encoding TraX family protein: MTSDPIRHRERHTGQDLIKWIALITMVLDHMRLAWPATSNLFVLGRLSFPLFCLAVAINVSRNQPGELFIRSNGRYLALLVLFAALSEVPYRMVSTSGTFNVLVTLALGLLVAWGVQHRTLESLVLAGGAILAAYLLSEPLMFGFYGVFVPAALVLAIKRPELFALLPVALCAAANSRTGLFEQAAQLEPFAILALSTAALAPLLGLALFWAPLPFKVVPVKQWSYWFYPGHLVALLGIRNLL, from the coding sequence GTGACGTCAGATCCCATCCGTCACAGAGAGCGGCACACGGGCCAGGACCTGATCAAGTGGATCGCCTTGATTACGATGGTGCTCGATCACATGCGGTTGGCCTGGCCGGCTACCAGTAACCTGTTTGTCTTAGGCCGACTGTCCTTTCCTTTGTTCTGTTTGGCGGTGGCCATCAACGTTTCGCGGAACCAGCCTGGTGAGTTGTTTATCCGGAGTAATGGCCGGTATCTCGCCCTTTTGGTGTTGTTTGCGGCGCTATCAGAAGTGCCATACCGGATGGTCAGCACCTCAGGCACATTCAACGTCCTGGTCACGTTGGCGTTGGGTCTGCTGGTCGCTTGGGGAGTGCAGCACCGGACGCTCGAAAGCCTGGTACTGGCCGGCGGGGCGATTCTGGCTGCCTATTTGCTGAGCGAGCCGTTGATGTTCGGCTTTTATGGAGTGTTCGTGCCGGCAGCTCTGGTGCTCGCGATCAAGCGCCCCGAACTTTTCGCGTTACTGCCCGTCGCACTCTGTGCTGCTGCCAACTCTCGAACTGGCCTGTTCGAGCAAGCAGCGCAACTAGAACCATTCGCCATCCTCGCACTGTCGACCGCCGCTCTTGCACCTCTGCTCGGTTTGGCGCTGTTCTGGGCCCCATTGCCGTTCAAGGTCGTGCCTGTCAAACAGTGGAGCTATTGGTTCTACCCCGGCCACCTGGTGGCGCTACTGGGTATTCGCAACTTGCTTTAG
- a CDS encoding YHYH domain-containing protein → MKIVYLVIAAVLSFSSVTAFAHSGGTDSKGCHTNHKTGERHCH, encoded by the coding sequence ATGAAAATCGTTTACCTCGTGATCGCAGCAGTCCTGTCGTTCTCCTCGGTCACTGCCTTCGCACATAGCGGCGGTACCGACTCCAAGGGTTGCCACACCAACCACAAAACGGGCGAGCGCCACTGTCACTAA
- a CDS encoding SulP family inorganic anion transporter → MLQKLRQTWFSNVRADVLAGLVVALALIPEAIAFSIIAGVDPKVGLYASFCICAVIAFVGGRPGMISAATGAMALLMVTLVKEHGLQYLLAATLLCGVLQILAGYLKLGSLMRFVSRSVVTGFVNALAILIFMAQLPELTNVTWHVYAMTAAGLGIIYLFPYVPKIGKVIPSPLVCILTLTAIAIYLGLDIRTVGDMGQLPDTLPIFLWPEVPLNFETLRIIFPYSAALAVVGLLESMMTATIVDDLTDTTSNKNRECKGQGVANIAAGMLGGMAGCAMIGQSIINVKSGGRTRLSTLCAGVFLLLMVVFLGEWLSKIPMAALVAVMIMVSIGTFSWDSLRNLKEHPLSTNLVMVATVVVVVATHNLAYGVLVGVLLASLFFANKVGHYLDIKSTLEETKSHRTYRVVGQVFFSSADKFTEVFDFKEALNKVTIDLTQAHFWDITAVAALDKVVIKFRREGAEVEVLGLNEASATIVDRFGVHDKPGAIDKLMSH, encoded by the coding sequence ATGCTGCAAAAACTTAGACAAACGTGGTTTTCCAACGTCCGTGCCGACGTGCTCGCGGGGCTGGTGGTCGCACTCGCGCTGATCCCGGAAGCCATCGCCTTTTCCATCATCGCCGGGGTAGATCCCAAAGTCGGTCTCTACGCCTCCTTCTGTATCTGTGCTGTCATCGCCTTTGTCGGCGGGCGCCCCGGAATGATCTCGGCGGCGACAGGCGCCATGGCACTGCTGATGGTTACGCTAGTAAAAGAGCATGGACTCCAGTACCTGCTGGCCGCGACGCTACTATGTGGCGTACTTCAAATCCTTGCCGGCTACCTGAAGCTCGGCTCGTTGATGCGCTTTGTTTCACGCTCGGTAGTCACCGGCTTCGTAAACGCATTAGCGATTCTGATTTTTATGGCGCAATTGCCTGAGCTGACCAATGTCACCTGGCATGTCTATGCCATGACCGCTGCGGGCCTGGGAATCATCTACCTGTTCCCGTATGTACCGAAAATCGGCAAGGTGATTCCCTCTCCATTGGTGTGCATTCTGACGCTGACTGCCATCGCCATTTACCTCGGTTTGGATATCCGCACCGTCGGTGACATGGGCCAACTGCCTGATACGCTCCCGATCTTCCTCTGGCCTGAAGTTCCGCTGAATTTTGAAACCCTGCGCATCATTTTCCCGTACTCGGCTGCGTTGGCAGTAGTGGGTCTACTCGAATCAATGATGACCGCGACCATCGTCGACGACCTTACCGACACCACCAGCAACAAAAACCGCGAGTGCAAAGGCCAGGGTGTGGCCAACATCGCTGCCGGCATGCTTGGCGGCATGGCAGGTTGCGCCATGATCGGCCAGTCGATCATCAACGTGAAATCTGGTGGCCGCACCCGTCTCTCGACATTGTGTGCCGGCGTTTTCCTGCTGCTGATGGTGGTATTTCTTGGCGAGTGGCTCTCCAAAATCCCTATGGCGGCACTCGTGGCTGTGATGATCATGGTGTCCATCGGCACCTTTAGCTGGGATTCCTTGCGTAATCTGAAAGAGCATCCGCTGTCGACCAACCTCGTCATGGTGGCGACCGTCGTGGTCGTCGTGGCCACTCACAATCTGGCTTACGGCGTACTGGTAGGTGTGCTGCTGGCCTCCCTGTTCTTCGCAAACAAGGTCGGGCACTACCTGGATATCAAGAGCACTCTTGAAGAGACGAAATCGCATCGGACTTACCGCGTCGTGGGCCAGGTGTTCTTTAGCTCTGCGGACAAGTTCACTGAGGTTTTTGACTTCAAGGAGGCGCTCAACAAGGTCACCATCGATCTCACACAGGCGCATTTCTGGGATATCACCGCCGTCGCAGCGCTGGATAAGGTCGTGATCAAGTTCCGACGCGAAGGCGCTGAGGTTGAAGTGCTCGGTCTCAATGAAGCCAGCGCGACAATCGTTGACCGCTTCGGCGTGCATGACAAACCCGGTGCCATCGACAAGCTCATGAGCCACTAA
- a CDS encoding universal stress protein: MTRVMACIDNSQSSLAVCDYAAWASQRLSAPLTLLHVLDKEKYPASADLSGNIGLGSREHLLEELAMLDAQRAKLALEHGQHMLEKARERTVHSGAMSPDMKQRHGHLVESLSDLQDDIRLLVIGRVGEDSTRSAQSLGSQIEAIVRTIHRPTLITTSHFRKPETVMVAFDGSATGHKTLQMLASSPLCEGLPIHIVMVGTDSEDNQNALEKARTTLASSGSLVHSEIRPGEVESTLHAYQAEHGIDLLVMGAYGHSRIRQFLIGSTTTTMLRTSTVPLLLLR, translated from the coding sequence ATGACCCGCGTAATGGCATGCATTGATAACTCACAATCCTCATTGGCGGTCTGCGATTACGCAGCATGGGCCTCGCAACGACTCAGCGCTCCCCTGACCTTGCTTCATGTGCTGGATAAGGAGAAATATCCTGCATCCGCTGACCTCAGCGGCAATATCGGTCTCGGTAGCAGAGAACATCTGCTGGAAGAGTTGGCCATGCTGGATGCGCAGCGGGCAAAACTGGCGTTGGAGCATGGGCAGCACATGCTTGAAAAAGCTCGCGAGCGAACAGTTCACTCTGGCGCCATGTCACCTGATATGAAGCAGCGCCATGGCCATCTCGTCGAGAGCCTGAGCGATCTCCAAGACGATATTCGGTTACTGGTGATTGGAAGAGTCGGTGAGGACAGCACGCGCAGTGCCCAAAGTCTTGGCAGCCAGATTGAAGCGATAGTCCGAACTATCCACCGCCCCACCCTGATTACAACCAGCCATTTCAGGAAACCTGAAACGGTCATGGTGGCATTTGACGGCAGCGCAACAGGCCACAAGACCTTACAGATGCTTGCTTCAAGCCCGCTGTGCGAAGGCCTGCCAATTCATATCGTCATGGTTGGAACGGATTCTGAAGACAACCAGAACGCGCTGGAGAAGGCACGAACCACGCTTGCGTCTTCCGGCTCGCTGGTGCATTCCGAGATCCGCCCAGGCGAAGTAGAGTCCACACTGCATGCGTATCAGGCAGAGCACGGCATTGACCTCTTGGTCATGGGGGCGTACGGGCACTCACGCATCAGGCAGTTTCTGATAGGCAGCACGACCACGACGATGCTGCGTACATCCACTGTACCCTTATTGCTGCTTCGCTGA
- a CDS encoding NUDIX hydrolase, giving the protein MQLITEIVHPELKSKQGRVFRRHAARGIVMRGEQILLLFTERYNDFSFPGGGLDGDEDIVAGLKRELEEETGAREIQVLQHYGYIEEYRPYQKPQYDLMHMTSHFYQCEVAPQLEPVRMESHEIANGMRPVWINLHEAIAHNEAVMQRHESSMGQSILRETYMLRKVASELLMPISL; this is encoded by the coding sequence ATGCAACTCATAACTGAAATTGTTCACCCCGAGCTGAAATCCAAGCAGGGCAGAGTATTCCGTCGACATGCAGCTCGCGGCATCGTGATGCGGGGTGAACAGATCCTGTTGCTGTTCACCGAGCGCTATAACGATTTCAGCTTTCCTGGAGGCGGCCTTGATGGTGACGAGGACATTGTCGCAGGCCTGAAGCGTGAGCTTGAGGAAGAGACTGGTGCTCGTGAAATACAGGTGCTCCAGCACTACGGTTACATCGAGGAGTACCGGCCCTACCAAAAGCCACAGTACGATCTGATGCACATGACCTCGCATTTTTATCAATGCGAAGTAGCGCCCCAGCTAGAGCCGGTGAGAATGGAAAGCCACGAAATCGCTAATGGTATGCGGCCTGTCTGGATCAACCTGCATGAAGCCATCGCACACAATGAAGCCGTCATGCAGCGTCACGAGTCTTCGATGGGGCAGTCAATTCTGCGCGAAACCTACATGCTGAGAAAAGTCGCTTCCGAATTGTTGATGCCAATCAGCCTTTGA
- the tnpC gene encoding IS66 family transposase, producing MTSSPNLDQMTPEQLRGLAEQAMQLLSQVDSMSQKIQRLETVNEQLAHEIAILKRHKFAKRSEQLSPDQGSLLDDLLDTDIAAIEAELKAANPPAAPAEPRHKPKRAPLPPQFPRTVIRHEPENTQCVCGCQLQRIGEDVSEKLDYTPGVFTVERHVRGKWTCRQCETLIQAPVPAQVIDKGIPTAGLLAHVMVAKFADHLPLYRQEKIFGRAGLPIARSTLAQWIGQTGVQLQPLVDALREHVLAQGVIHADETPVQMLAPGEKKTHRAYVWAYSTTPFSALKAVVYDFSPSRAGEHARNFLGTWNGKLVCDDFAGYKASFELGITEIGCMAHARRKFFDLHAANKSQLAEQALHSIGGLYEVERHAKEMSDEARWRLRQETAVPIAEKLHEWMLAQRELVPEGSATAKALDYSLKRWVALTRYLEDGAVPIDNNQIENLIRPWALGRSNWLFAGSLRSGKRAAAIMSLIQSARMNGHDPYAYLKDVLMRLPTQRASEITQLLPQHWMLA from the coding sequence ATGACTTCCTCGCCCAATCTCGACCAGATGACACCGGAACAGCTGCGCGGCTTGGCCGAACAGGCTATGCAGTTGCTGTCCCAGGTCGACTCCATGAGCCAGAAAATCCAACGCCTCGAAACGGTCAACGAGCAACTGGCTCATGAAATCGCCATCCTCAAGCGACACAAGTTCGCCAAGCGCAGCGAGCAACTGAGCCCCGACCAAGGCAGTCTGCTTGATGATCTGCTCGATACCGATATCGCAGCTATCGAAGCCGAGCTGAAGGCAGCCAATCCGCCGGCCGCACCGGCCGAGCCACGTCATAAGCCCAAGCGTGCACCACTGCCGCCGCAGTTTCCGCGAACCGTGATCCGTCACGAACCAGAGAATACTCAGTGCGTGTGCGGCTGCCAGCTTCAGCGAATCGGCGAAGACGTCAGCGAGAAGCTCGATTACACTCCGGGCGTGTTCACAGTTGAGCGGCATGTGCGTGGAAAATGGACGTGCCGTCAGTGTGAAACACTGATCCAGGCGCCTGTACCGGCCCAAGTGATCGACAAGGGCATCCCGACCGCAGGCCTTTTGGCCCACGTGATGGTGGCGAAGTTCGCCGACCATTTACCGCTGTACCGGCAGGAGAAGATTTTTGGTCGGGCCGGACTGCCCATCGCCCGTTCGACACTGGCGCAATGGATCGGACAGACCGGTGTGCAGCTCCAGCCTCTGGTCGATGCGCTGCGTGAGCATGTGTTGGCCCAGGGCGTGATCCACGCCGATGAGACCCCGGTTCAGATGCTCGCACCAGGCGAAAAGAAAACCCACCGCGCTTACGTGTGGGCCTATAGCACCACGCCTTTCTCGGCCCTAAAGGCCGTGGTCTACGACTTCAGCCCCAGCCGTGCCGGCGAACATGCGCGTAACTTCCTGGGCACGTGGAACGGTAAGCTGGTCTGCGATGACTTCGCCGGCTACAAGGCCAGCTTCGAGCTGGGCATCACCGAAATCGGCTGCATGGCCCATGCACGCCGCAAATTCTTCGACCTGCATGCAGCCAATAAAAGCCAGTTGGCGGAGCAGGCGCTTCACTCGATTGGCGGGTTGTATGAAGTCGAGCGACACGCCAAGGAAATGAGCGACGAAGCCCGCTGGCGATTACGTCAGGAAACAGCGGTGCCCATCGCTGAAAAACTGCATGAGTGGATGTTGGCCCAACGCGAACTTGTGCCCGAGGGTTCGGCCACGGCCAAGGCCCTGGATTACAGCCTTAAACGCTGGGTAGCGCTGACGCGCTACCTGGAAGATGGTGCTGTGCCCATCGACAATAACCAGATCGAGAATTTGATCCGGCCGTGGGCGCTTGGGCGCTCGAACTGGTTATTTGCCGGGTCGCTGCGCAGTGGAAAAAGGGCGGCGGCAATCATGAGCCTGATCCAGTCGGCGCGTATGAATGGGCACGATCCGTATGCCTATCTCAAGGATGTACTGATGCGGCTTCCGACACAGCGGGCGAGCGAAATCACGCAATTACTCCCGCAGCATTGGATGCTTGCCTGA